In a single window of the Candidatus Hydrogenedentota bacterium genome:
- a CDS encoding DUF1559 domain-containing protein — protein MKPRGFTLIELLVVIAIIGILAAILLPALARAREAARRASCANNLKQMGLVLKMFANESKGEQFPPLQYSDSTNWDSDGPLDPAHRCDCWSARTIPEGTAIYPEYLTDYNILICPSDPDGIERMEAYWLDEEGNLDPCRLHGDSYIYTGWALLAQHYLLTSGGGDNAENPAFGVDISLAALAAVQAAMTPLSDLVPPVPNPTSLSDIEAQAGTYTRDITFDHEDLGSTTVYHLREGIERFFITDINNPAASAMAQSEVPMMFDSISATPVTGPSANYVTYNHVPGGSNVLYMDGHVEFLRYPSKYPVSRTWAFITKTLYDMG, from the coding sequence ATGAAACCCCGAGGATTCACGCTTATTGAGCTGCTGGTCGTTATCGCCATCATCGGTATTCTTGCCGCGATTCTGTTGCCGGCGCTGGCCCGGGCGCGCGAAGCGGCACGGCGCGCCAGCTGCGCCAACAACCTCAAACAGATGGGACTCGTTTTGAAAATGTTTGCCAACGAGAGCAAAGGCGAACAGTTCCCGCCGCTGCAATACTCGGACAGCACCAACTGGGACAGCGACGGCCCGCTGGACCCGGCCCATCGCTGCGATTGCTGGAGCGCGCGCACAATTCCGGAAGGGACCGCGATCTATCCCGAATACCTGACCGACTACAACATCCTGATCTGCCCCAGCGACCCGGACGGCATTGAGCGGATGGAAGCGTACTGGCTGGACGAGGAAGGCAATCTGGACCCGTGCCGCCTGCATGGAGACTCGTACATCTACACAGGCTGGGCGCTGCTGGCGCAACACTATCTGCTGACGAGCGGGGGCGGCGACAACGCCGAAAACCCTGCCTTCGGGGTCGACATTTCGCTGGCGGCTCTTGCGGCTGTGCAGGCCGCCATGACGCCCCTGTCGGACCTCGTTCCGCCGGTGCCCAATCCGACCAGCCTGAGCGACATCGAGGCGCAGGCCGGCACCTACACCAGGGACATCACCTTCGATCACGAGGACCTGGGGTCGACAACGGTATATCACCTGCGCGAAGGCATCGAACGCTTCTTTATCACCGACATCAACAATCCAGCGGCTTCGGCCATGGCCCAGTCCGAAGTGCCGATGATGTTCGACTCGATCTCGGCTACCCCCGTAACCGGTCCCTCGGCCAACTACGTGACGTATAACCATGTGCCGGGCGGCTCCAACGTGTTGTACATGGACGGCCACGTCGAATTCTTGCGGTATCCCAGCAAGTATCCCGTAAGCCGCACGTGGGCCTTCATCACCAAGACCTTGTACGATATGGGATAA
- a CDS encoding Gfo/Idh/MocA family oxidoreductase — MTASLSRRKFLSRAAAFVAAPYIIPASALGLDGATPPSERIVVGCIGIRGRGLHDLRWMIGNPDVQVVAICDLQKTQREGVKSFIDQHYGNTDCAMYRDLREFLPSRPDIDAVLIATGDRWHAQAAVRAMREGKDVFSEKPSCMTIAEGRAVVETARRYARVYQTGTQRLSEPNHVFAIEMARTGRLGKVDVAYAHIAPWDAAKIPREWKEAQPEPPKEEVDWDIWLGPCPWRPYNEEYARGGWRGDYDFHTSCIGEWGAHTFAQAQAGLGLGESSPVKYNYVDNDSADGMVCEFATGQKLIFSRGDKYWYGSCGERFDGERGWAAAADGYSAPEVSSPDLLRQFDEVIGEYVARTGRALDHMRNFLDCVKSREEPVANARVMHHSMCTVHAANICMWLERDLEFDPATETFINDDEANRLRSRAQREPWVI, encoded by the coding sequence ATGACTGCCAGCTTGTCTCGCCGGAAGTTTCTGTCCCGGGCGGCCGCGTTTGTGGCGGCGCCGTACATCATACCTGCCTCTGCCTTGGGCCTGGATGGCGCGACGCCTCCCTCGGAACGCATCGTCGTGGGGTGCATCGGCATTCGCGGCCGCGGCCTGCACGACCTGCGCTGGATGATTGGAAACCCGGACGTCCAGGTCGTCGCCATCTGCGATCTGCAGAAGACCCAGCGCGAAGGCGTCAAGAGTTTCATCGACCAGCACTACGGCAACACGGACTGCGCCATGTACCGCGATCTGCGCGAGTTCCTGCCGTCGCGGCCCGATATCGACGCGGTCCTGATCGCTACGGGCGACCGGTGGCACGCCCAGGCCGCGGTCCGCGCCATGCGCGAAGGCAAGGACGTCTTTTCCGAGAAGCCTTCGTGCATGACTATCGCCGAGGGCCGGGCCGTGGTTGAAACCGCGCGCCGCTACGCGCGCGTCTACCAGACCGGAACCCAGCGGTTGAGCGAGCCCAACCATGTGTTCGCCATCGAAATGGCCCGCACGGGCCGGCTGGGCAAGGTCGATGTCGCCTACGCCCATATCGCCCCGTGGGATGCCGCCAAGATCCCGCGCGAATGGAAGGAAGCCCAGCCAGAACCGCCCAAGGAAGAGGTGGACTGGGACATCTGGCTCGGCCCCTGCCCGTGGCGGCCATACAACGAGGAATACGCCCGCGGCGGATGGCGCGGCGACTACGATTTCCACACGAGCTGCATCGGCGAGTGGGGCGCGCACACCTTCGCCCAGGCCCAGGCCGGACTCGGCCTCGGCGAGTCCTCGCCCGTCAAATACAACTACGTCGATAACGACTCGGCGGACGGCATGGTCTGCGAGTTCGCCACGGGGCAGAAGCTGATCTTCTCGCGCGGCGACAAATACTGGTACGGGTCCTGCGGAGAACGGTTTGACGGCGAACGCGGCTGGGCCGCCGCGGCCGACGGATATTCCGCGCCCGAAGTCTCGTCGCCTGACCTGCTGCGCCAATTCGATGAGGTCATTGGCGAATACGTTGCGCGCACAGGCCGCGCCCTCGACCATATGCGGAACTTCCTCGACTGCGTGAAGTCGCGCGAGGAACCCGTCGCCAATGCGCGAGTGATGCACCACTCGATGTGCACCGTGCACGCGGCCAACATCTGCATGTGGCTCGAACGGGACCTCGAATTCGACCCCGCGACCGAGACGTTCATCAACGACGACGAAGCGAACCGTCTGCGTTCGCGCGCCCAGCGGGAGCCTTGGGTGATATGA
- a CDS encoding GxxExxY protein has product MDYAVALHRGTGLGLLDTVYEAVLARDLEARGPRAARQVPVPITSRAPFFPGLCVRFPNHRVIRRFGSHPFA; this is encoded by the coding sequence GTGGATTACGCGGTGGCGCTTCATCGAGGGACGGGTCTCGGGTTGTTGGACACAGTGTACGAAGCGGTGCTTGCACGCGATTTGGAGGCCCGGGGTCCGCGCGCGGCACGGCAAGTTCCCGTCCCCATAACTTCGCGGGCGCCATTTTTCCCAGGTCTCTGTGTGAGGTTCCCCAATCATCGTGTTATCCGCCGATTTGGGTCACATCCCTTTGCTTGA
- a CDS encoding 3'-5' exonuclease: MADLIAFDIETTGLSPYENALLEIAGVKFRVDGAIFETFQELANPGSAIPEAVRAITGLTDEMVAARRPPIEVLRAFLVWAGPDPYFLAHNASFDIRFINAAFLNSAEPAPNLRLVDTLAWARERFPERKGYALGELLEAIGAAREGLHRALGDAMGVRALVMHLLAGEPEPLAAVAKRVNLPLLPRRQSLLPDSMLD; the protein is encoded by the coding sequence ATGGCCGACCTGATCGCCTTTGACATCGAGACTACTGGTTTATCCCCCTACGAAAACGCCCTGCTCGAAATTGCAGGGGTGAAGTTCCGCGTGGATGGCGCGATCTTTGAGACCTTCCAGGAGCTTGCGAATCCAGGTAGCGCGATTCCGGAAGCGGTACGCGCCATCACGGGCCTCACGGATGAGATGGTGGCCGCGCGCCGGCCGCCCATCGAGGTCCTGCGGGCGTTCTTGGTTTGGGCGGGGCCCGACCCGTACTTTCTCGCCCACAATGCATCGTTCGATATCCGGTTCATCAACGCGGCGTTCTTGAACTCCGCGGAACCCGCGCCGAACCTGCGTCTGGTGGACACCCTTGCCTGGGCGCGGGAACGCTTTCCGGAGCGCAAAGGATACGCGCTCGGGGAATTGCTTGAAGCCATTGGAGCGGCCAGGGAAGGTCTCCATCGCGCTCTTGGCGATGCCATGGGGGTTCGTGCGCTTGTCATGCACTTGCTTGCTGGCGAACCGGAGCCGCTCGCGGCCGTAGCGAAGCGGGTGAATCTGCCGCTGCTTCCGCGGCGCCAAAGCCTCCTGCCGGATTCCATGCTCGACTGA